From a single Candidatus Defluviilinea gracilis genomic region:
- a CDS encoding LysM peptidoglycan-binding domain-containing protein: protein MLRMKRGAMIASITVIGAMLLTACRQPFSTPVSVTSTAIDTSNLFETLGTPVASPTGLGGVQQATTQTAQSIDPNLLNTATPGGVAETATLTPFVQLPSNPTATPTTTLALPSGPTSTPQPQVPPGSHPSTYALKSEEFPFCIARRYGIDPAALLAASNLSSPDIYYAGLVLTIPSGPAWSEADLGPRSLRAHPGSYVVTGNADTTVFGVACKFGDVTPDAIVAANGGLTLNSTLAAGQSLSIP, encoded by the coding sequence ATGTTGAGAATGAAGCGAGGCGCGATGATCGCCTCCATAACAGTGATCGGCGCGATGTTGCTCACGGCGTGTCGACAACCGTTTTCCACGCCGGTGTCTGTCACCAGCACGGCGATTGATACGAGTAATTTATTCGAAACCCTCGGCACTCCGGTTGCCAGCCCCACCGGGCTGGGAGGCGTTCAGCAGGCAACCACACAAACCGCGCAAAGTATCGACCCGAATTTGTTGAACACTGCCACACCGGGCGGCGTCGCAGAAACCGCCACATTGACTCCATTCGTGCAGTTGCCATCCAACCCCACTGCGACACCCACAACGACTCTCGCCCTCCCCAGCGGGCCGACCAGCACGCCTCAACCGCAGGTTCCGCCCGGTTCGCATCCTTCCACGTATGCCCTCAAAAGCGAGGAATTCCCATTCTGCATCGCGCGCCGCTACGGGATCGATCCCGCGGCGTTGCTGGCGGCAAGCAACCTCTCCAGCCCGGATATTTATTACGCGGGCTTGGTCTTGACCATCCCATCGGGTCCGGCTTGGTCCGAAGCCGATTTGGGCCCGCGTTCGTTGCGCGCGCATCCCGGTTCCTATGTGGTGACCGGCAATGCCGATACAACCGTGTTTGGAGTGGCGTGTAAATTCGGCGATGTAACGCCGGACGCCATCGTCGCCGCCAATGGCGGGCTTACCCTCAATTCTACGCTGGCGGCTGGTCAGAGTTTGAGCATTCCATAA